From the Anguilla anguilla isolate fAngAng1 chromosome 6, fAngAng1.pri, whole genome shotgun sequence genome, one window contains:
- the elovl8a gene encoding ELOVL fatty acid elongase 8a: MDPAWQKIQGFYKWILENGDKRTDPWLLVYSPMPVTVVFLCYLFVLWAGPKFMKHREPVDLKAVLIVYNFTMVCWSAYMFHEFLLSSWLASYSLLCQPVDYSSDPLAIRMAKVCWWFFFSKVIELSDTIFFILRKKNSQLTFLHVYHHGTMIFNWWAGVKYVAGGQSFLIGMINSLVHVVMYLYYGLAALGPHMQRYLWWKRYLTSLQLTQFVILTVHTTYNLIAECDFPDAMNAVVCTYLLSLIVLFSNFYYRSYLTKKEKEKKT; the protein is encoded by the exons ATGGATCCAGCTTGGCAGAAGATCCAAGGCTTCTACAAATGGATTTTGGAGAACGGAG ACAAGAGAACGGACCCGTGGCTGCTGGTCTACTCTCCCATGCCGGTCACCGTCGTCTTCCTCTGCTATCTCTTCGTCTTGTGGGCCGGGCCCAAGTTCATGAAGCACAGGGAGCCGGTGGACCTGAAGGCCGTGCTCATCGTCTACAACTTCACCATGGTCTGCTGGTCGGCGTACATGTTTCATGAG TTCCTGCTGTCCTCCTGGCTGGCGAGCTACAGCTTACTGTGTCAGCCGGTGGATTACAGCAGCGACCCGCTGGCAATAAGG ATGGCAAAAGTGTGCTGGTGGTTTTTCTTCTCCAAAGTCATTGAGCTCAGTGACACG ATATTCTTCATCCTGAGGAAGAAGAACAGTCAGCTGACCTTCCTGCATGTGTACCACCACGGCACCATGATCTTCAACTGGTGGGCGGGGGTCAAATACGTGGCCGGGGGCCAGT CGTTCCTGATCGGGATGATCAACTCCTTGGTGCACGTGGTGATGTACCTGTACTACGGCCTGGCCGCCCTCGGACCTCACATGCAGAGATACCTGTGGTGGAAGCGCTACCTGACCAGCCTGCAGCTG ACGCAGTTCGTCATCCTCACCGTCCACACGACCTACAACCTCATCGCCGAATGCGACTTCCCCGACGCCATGAACGCCGTCGTCTGCACCTACCTCCTCAGCCTGATCGTCCTCTTCAGCAACTTCTACTACCGAAGCTACCTCAccaagaaggagaaggagaagaagacgTGA
- the selenop2 gene encoding selenoprotein Pb, with the protein MALWSFGALCLSALPGLLLAGSIFVEGERDRSNICKPAPRWKIGEEAPMEALLGKVAVVALLKASUHFCLTQASHLGGLRDKLDQSGLKDVAFLVVNELEVNSRAMFWELKRRVAKGIPVYQQSPLQDDVWAALRADKDDFLVYDRCGRLTFHIVLPYSFLHYPFIEAAIRATYNKDICGNCSVDSNSMLSAQWNNTQYNDTGLVASNGNKTDSNPINGATGGPDKMPQPEGGTIHTQHMHNTRQSSTQHHHHGHHSGHMHHVDHGSPQHNHGDHNHGDHHHDHSGH; encoded by the exons ATGGCGCTCTGGAGCTTTGGGGCCCTGTGCCTGTCAGCTCTGCCCGGGCTGCTGTTGGCGGGGTCCATTTtcgtggagggggagagagaccgTTCCAACATATGCAAGCCCGCGCCCCGCTGGAAGATCGGCGAGGAGGCCCCCATGGAGGCGCTGCTGGGGAAGGTGGCGGTGGTGGCCCTGTTGAAAGCCAGCTGACATTTCTGTCTCACGCAGGCCTCCCA TTTGGGAGGCCTGCGTGACAAGCTTGACCAGAGCGGGCTGAAGGACGTGGCCTTCCTCGTTGTCAACGAGCTGGAGGTCAACTCCAGGGCCATGTTCTGGGAGCTGAAGAGGAGGGTGGCGAAGGGCATCCCCGTGTACCAGCAGTCCCCTCTGCAGGACGACGTCTGGGCAGCCCTGCGGGCAGACAAGGACGACTTTCTGGTGTACGACAG ATGTGGGCGTCTGACCTTCCACATTGTCCTGCCGTACAGCTTCCTCCATTACCCCTTTATTGAGGCGGCTATAAGGGCCACCTACAACAAGGACATCTGTGGAAACTGTTCA GTGGACTCTAACTCCATGCTCTCTGCGCAATGGAACAACACCCAGTACAATGACACTGGGCTCGTGGCTTCAAATGGCAACAAGACGGACTCCAACCCCATCAACGGGGCAACAGGGGGGCCAGACAAGATGCCCCAGCCAGAGGGGGGCACCATACACACCCAACACATGCATAACACCCGTCAGTCCAGCACCCAACATCACCACCACGGTCACCACAGTGGCCACATGCACCACGTGGACCATGGGAGCCCCCAGCATAACCACGGCGATCATAACCACGGCGATCATCACCATGACCACAGCGGTCACTAA
- the si:ch73-382f3.1 gene encoding THAP domain-containing protein 1, protein MGGCSAPNCSNSTTIGKQLFRFPKDPVRMRKWVINCRRDFVPTPCSRLCQDHFEESQFEEIARSPAGGRKLKPNAIPTLFNVPDPPSPITPVIVLPLKSEPVEKEQNLGDHGYARRQPKGDLEGGDPAGLRLEEERSCSLCQQYKAQLEKQQQHTARLQKEAEEMKKKLNKLNKIEKGLQMFLYEDQIRALTLAKRSRRAVWSQDTVVTARRIQCAVGVKGYEFLRELGYPLPSYRTLSNRLKPKIMVPSAMQEELAELGLGVIATYDSPEDNGASEEGFIGVIS, encoded by the exons ATGGGAGGATGCTCCGCTCCAAATTGCTCAAATTCTACAACAATAGGAAAGCAGCTGTTTCGTTTCCCGAAAGACCCGGTGCGAATGAGAAAATGGGTTATCAATTGTCGACGTGATTTTGTGCCAACTCCATGTTCCAGGCTGTGTCAG GACCATTTTGAGGAGAGCCAGTTCGAAGAGATCGCCAGGTCCCCTGCAGGCGGAAGGAAGCTGAAACCAAATGCGATCCCGACTCTATTTAATGTGCCCGACCCCCCTTCTCCCATCACCCCCGTTATCGTGTTACCTCTCAAATCTGAGCCGG TGGAGAAGGAGCAGAACTTGGGGGATCACGGGTATGCTCGCCGTCAGCCCAAAGGAGACTTGGAGGGGGGTGACCCTGCTGGTCtgaggctggaggaggagcggtCGTGCTCTCTGTGTCAGCAGTACAAGGCCCAGCTggagaaacagcagcagcacacagccagACTGCAGAAGGAG GCAGAAGAGATGAAGAAGAAACTGAACAAGCTGAACAAGATCGAGAAGGGCctgcagatgtttctgtacgAGGACCAGATCCGGGCGTTGACCCTGGCCAAGCGTTCCCGCCGGGCCGTCTGGTCCCAGGACACGGTGGTGACGGCCCGGCGGATTCAGTGCGCCGTGGGCGTGAAGGGCTACGAGTTCCTGCGCGAACTGGGCTACCCCCTCCCCTCGTACAGAACTTTGTCCAACCGCCTGAAACCCAAAATCATGGTGCCCTCCGccatgcaggaggagctggccgAACTCGGGCTGGGGGTCATTGCCACGTACGACAGTCCCGAGGACAATGGGGCGAGCGAAGAGGGATTTATTGGGGTGATTTCGTAA